A single window of Nicotiana tomentosiformis chromosome 1, ASM39032v3, whole genome shotgun sequence DNA harbors:
- the LOC138908261 gene encoding uncharacterized protein: MSSLAHLEAYQRPLAKKVHRLASLGVRLADSNEGGIIVQNKAESSLVVGVKEKQYKDPLLVQLKEGIHKHKTMGFSLCMDDSTLRYQGRLCVPNIDGLRERIMTEAHTSRYYAHPGSTKIYHDLKEVYW, from the coding sequence ATgagtagtttggctcacttggaggcatatcaaaggccattggccaagaaagtccatcgattggctagtttgggagttcgtcttgcagactctaatgaaggagggataattgtgcaaaataaggctgaatcatcgcttgttgtgggaGTCAAAGAGAAACAATATAAGGATCCAttattggtgcaattgaaagaggggattcataaacataagaccatgggcTTTTCTCTTTGCATGGATGatagtacactaaggtaccaagggcgactatgtgttccaaatatagatGGTCTTCGTGAacgaattatgactgaagctcacacttctaggtattacgcacacccaggttctacaaaaatatatcatgatcttaaggaagtgtATTGGTGA